The genomic stretch caataaaaaataataaatgattaaaatgtTTAACCTCTTAAATGAAGAATaattccaatcaatcaattttattCAATCACAGATAATATTATGAATAATTCCACTCAATCAATATTTTATTCAATCACATATAAAATTATCATCTTGTACATAGTCTagtatattaaattattattgatgccGATATAGTGCAAATCAAATTTATTGGAAtattccaattcaattttattttggaCTGAGCACAACAATTTCCATTCCATTGTTCCGTTCttacaatttatcaaaattaaaatcgttacttcatttcatttcatcctCTCCAATTCTATTTCATTCCACCCTAGCAAATGAAGGAGTTCAAATGGATGTAAGAAAGACTTTAAGAGCTCGAGACAAGCGATGTCAATGCTCGGGAGTATACAAGGAGCTACAATGAGGTGGTGCAGCCATAGCAGCAGCGGACACCGGCGGCCACCACCGTGCACCTCTGTAGTAATCACTCTTTTCGATcgcaaaatatagaaaaatgtcaaaaaagtcctaaatttattgctttggtatcaattcggttttaaatcttttattggtgacaattcaatctcaaatctttttgcatttgtgccgatTAAGctcattcggtcaatttttgtGTAAATCGCTAACTTGGACACCGATTGTCCTATGTGTCACAACCGCCGttgacatgaatattttttcatattttttttttccgttttattttattttttaacaacttttttggttttttatttttttttcttctttgtcttttttgtacactttttttttattgaggacCGGGGAGGGAGTTTGCGGCCTCGCCCGGCCTCCGAGAGGGCCGGCAACGGTCAATCGCCGaccttcaataaaaaaatagaagtatagaaaaaataaaaaattattaaaggatataaaaaaagtaaaaaaaatgtctacgtcAAGACCGgccagtaattttttttaatcaaaagtggccggatagattcaattgatgcaaatgcaaaaggtttatgaccacTCTTCCTGTTTTGGAAAGAAGGAGAACCCCCACTTTCGGAGAGAGTCGGGTGGGGAAGCGTGAAAAGGGAGAAGGGTTTCACAACCTCCAACACGGCAAATAGCACACTTGTAAAGtagaataaaataagataaaatcaggaaaaaaaaaaaaaaactagcatcaatgaaaaaggacaaaaaagaagaacacgACATGACCACGGCTGTGACGCGTCTTAACACAGAGGGGCTAAGCATCTTCTTTGTCCCCTTTGACACCCTGTGACGTTACAGTCGATCAAGCAAAGCAACTAAGCAAAGCAAAGCACCACAATGATCTGGAAATCATCAACCACATCACCCACAAAGCACAAGAAAGACAGAGACGAGCGAGCGACCCACCATCACTGAGCAAAAAGCAAGAGCACAGATCCAGAGTCAGCTAAAAAGCGAAAGAGCTAGCCTCTTCCATTTCGAGAATCAAGGAAGACCCCCATTACCTCTCCCTTTGCTGAACACGATAAAAGATGCGACCTTTCCGTGTTCCGGACGCCCGCAGCCGCCTCCACCTCCATCCCTCATTGCCCTGACGTCGAAACTCGCCGACGTcggcaccatctccttcttcGATCGCGGCGGTTGAAAGAAATCAATAAACCGGGAGTGGGAGCCGGAGTCTCCTCGACCTGCCATGTCGGTCTCCTGCGGCGTGGAGTGCGTGGTGATCCTGGGCTTCTCCCGGTGGGTCTGGAAGCGCTGCACCTACGTCGGCTCCGACGACAGCGCCACGTGGCCCCCCGCCACCCCCGACGAGTTCGAGCCCGTCCCCCGCGTCTGCCGCCTCATCCTCGCCGTCTACGAGCCCGATCTCCGCCACCCTAAGTTCCCCCCCTCCGGCGGCTACCGCCTCAACCCCGACTGGCTCGTGAAGCGCGTCACCTACGAGCAGACCCTCGGCCATGCCCCGCCCTACATCATCTACGTCGACCATGACCACCGCGAGATCGTCCTCGCGATCCGCGGTCTCAACCTCGTCAAGGAGAGCGACTACCAGCTCCTGCTGGACAATCGGCTCGGCATGCAGATGTTTGACGGGGGCTACGTCCACCACGGGCTGTGGAAGTCCGCGATTTGGCTGTTGAATGAGGAGTCGGAGACGTTGAAGAGGCTGTGGGTGGAGAACGGGTCGAATTACGACATGCTTTTTGCGGGGCATTCCCTCGGGTCCGGCGTGGCTTCTCTCTTGGCGGTGATCGTGGCCAACCATGGGGATAATCTGGGTGGAGTTCCGCGGAGTAAAGTGCGGTGTTACGCGGTGGCTCCGGCGAGGTGTATGTCGCTTAATTTGGCGGTGAAGTATGCTGACGTGATTCACTCTATAATCTTGCAGGTAATTGGGTGGTTCAAAGATCTAATGATTTGGTTTTTGGTTGACTGTGCAATAAGTCAATGTTGCTTGAACTGTTGGAAACTTCACTCAGCGTGTAGCTCTGACTCAGTTCGGCTGTTGACTCTAGGTGGTTGTTGCTGTTATGTCTTTAGCCAAATTCCGGAgttctgttcttcttcttcttcttgttcgttGTTCACTCTCTTATTTGAATGCAGTTTCTGGTAGTCCAACTTTAACTTTGGGTATCATAAAAAATGGTAATCATACTAGGCTTTGTAAGTTAGAAGCTTATGTTTATGTCTTCGTGAATAGAAGTTATTGCCTTAAAGTATGCCTAGGCAGTTTTTCTGGCAACTCAGAGGTAATTTTCTGACTAAACTAGAACGTCGCGATGAATCCCTTGAGAAAACTCTGGAGCTAACAGAGTGATATGTTTGTTTGTTGTCTGGTGGCTCTTGTCATCCTGATCCCGACTACATAGGTGGTGGATAAACAATTCGTTCTTTTTAGATACAAGCAAGAGGTTGATCTGAATTCTAAATAATTTCCTATAGATCATCTACTAATATTTTTCATCCTAGGTAGTATGATGTGGGATTCGGCTTTACCTTAAGGAATTGACGCAGGAAAGAGACCTTTAAAATTGGAGGAATGTCATTAAGCAACTGCATGTGCGTTTCCTCTATAGGCGTTTGAACAAAGGCAATGCTCTTCTGTAGTTACCGAGGTTTCTTTTTCTGTAAAATGATCCTGTTGTCATCTTGTTTGTCCAGGATGATTTTTTACCACGAACTGCTACTCCGTTGGAGGATATTTTCAAGTCAATTTTCTGGTGAGTTGTGTTACAATTTATGCTATGgctcatctttctttcttttgtgtgTTCCTAAAGACCTCCTGGAGTGAGTTGTCATCATCATTTCTTAATCCAGGCCTTGGTGCTTTGGACAGCTTGCCATGCTTACTGTTTGCCGTCTGCCTGAGGGACACGTTTGTACCGGAGGGTAGGAAGCTCAGAGACCCGAGGAGACTTTATGCACCTGGAAGAATGTATCATATTGTAGAAAGAAAATTCTGCAGGTATCAAAACAGTAGGGATATTGCAAGACTTAATGTATTGCATTACAAGAAAACATGTGTAGATGTTGAGCTAGCTAGGGTAGAAAGATCTTGGCACGCTTTTGGTCTCAAAACTAAGCTGAGTAAGGGACTTGGAGAATTTATGTATCAAAGGCTTCTTTTAATCAGCATCTCTTTGCTTGAAATCGTTTaggcaaaattaaaatcttCATCCTATGGTGTAGTATACTCACACTCTGTATCCCTGTTTTCAAGAATCACAGTTCATATTCTACAGTTTGTGGATTGACTAACACTTTGGATTATCTATTTAGACAACGTTAGGTAGCTGTAAGAGAATGTTATAATTAAATTTGGATGTCGTTAATGTAAACAAGAAAATGTTCCGCGATGACCTTTGACTGTCGGAAACTAAGGAATGTCCTTACATTCGAGGACCTATTACTATGAGATTGTTAGCACTCTCAGTCACATGCTCTGTATTGATGTCTTCAACTCTGTAAATGTGTTGCTAATAGTTAAACTGACAAGCAACAGTAAAGATGTTAGTCTCAGGATGTGAAGAGTGATTAGGGAAATACAGGGGGATGGGATCCGTTATTATGTTTATATTACGTGGTGCaaattattagttttttttttcttctcaattttaatatgttttctAGCTTGTTTGTGCAAATATTCTCTTGTAACTGCCATCGCTGGGCTAGACGACCAATTAGGAAATGGCAGTGTCATCTTCTCTgtaaattttgagaatttaagGAGCTGAAGTCTTGATTAGTAATCCATTACATACCTGGAGTTTGGAAAACCATTTTTTCACCTTGCATCTTCAATGAATTGgatttgtttgattgtcatTAGGTGTTTTCATCATATTTACATATCTTTTTGCGGACTTAGTGATTGCATTTATTTTGTTCTCTAAGCAATTGTAGTATTGCGGGAATTGATTGACTTCCACTCATTTTGATTGGGGAAAGTGAAAGTCGTTctcatttatttatcttttgtaGCAGTCgtatgagaaaaagaagaataatggaatggtaaaatggttctttcttttttcagaaGGAAAACTTAAACTTGAGTGTCTTACCCTCGTTTTTCACTTCTCTGTATGTGCAGATGTGGGAGGTTTCCTCCAGAAGTAAGAACTGCTATTCCGGTTGATGGGAGATTCGAGCATATCGTCTTATCTTGTAATGCCACATCTGATCATGGAATTATATGGATAGAAAGAGAAGCAGAAAAGGCTTTGCAAGTAAGTGAGGCTAACTTGGTATTCCTCTGGTTCACAGTGATTCTTAACTTACCCTGAATCTGTCTATTCTTGTTGCTCTTTGATTCTTAAAAGAGTGTATGTAAATATGTAGCATGTTGAGATGATAGATCAACTCAAATTGACTGTGACAGAGAATGAGGGAAAGCAGTGCCAAGACCGTAACAACTGCTCCAAGCATACAAAAGATCGAGAGGTTGAGGACGATAGAGAAGGAACATAAAGATGCACTGGAAAGAGCAGTGAGCTTAAACATTCCCCATGCCGTGACCTCTCTGGACGAGGAAAACCCAGATTCAAATCCTCAAGAGGAAAAGTCGCAGCCTTCACGGGAAGAAAAGTCTGCTGATGTCGTCCTGGATGACAAAGCCAGGCCTCACGATGCGAGGACCAATTGGGATGAAGTTGTCAAGAAGGTCATGAAGAGAGATAAATCAGGGAAGCTAAGTCTTAAGAGAGAAACAAATGACCCAACGTAGCGCTTCGGGCATTCTTCTTCTCCGGACTTTGCTTTCCGGGGCGCGTCCTTCATTGGATCtatccttttcatttttatgggGGCGTATTAACTTGTCCTTTTGGCGGGAACAGGATTCTGCAGAATCCTTCTGCAGCTCGTGATCCTTAGATTCTCAATGATTCTTTTACGGCTGTTCGGCCTCTCGTCGTTGTTACTTCTTTCTTGCCGCTTCTTTTTTTCGCTGTATAGCATTCTACAGAGAGTGAATCGGCTGTGACGGATAAGGTGAACTCATTTACCATACTTTAGGTGGTTGCAATACCTTTAGAGAAGTGATGCTGGAGGAATGGTGCCTGGGTTCATCATTGAAAATGATCTTCACATTTGGTGTGTTCTGTTTAGCTACCTAAACCGTTAGCTCCTATGGTTCATTTTACTCGTCAATAATCACTATTAACATCatttattaaataaaattggTACATTCGTTAGTATATATTAGCATTTCTCATCCATGATGTACAAAATTGTGTTTTTCTCCACTTAGTTTTAACTCTTAAAGTCAGCTCAAAAGTTTTTCACTTGATTATGAAACTTAGGACGTATGATTCAGATAAGTTTAACCCGGGTAGTTACGCCGTATTTGATTCCATTTGAACAGCTAACGAGTACTTTGATTGGGTTAATCTAAAGAATGTTCTCGAGACTTACGTTTCTTTTATCTAGTTAATCAAGCAAATCAGTTGCAAATCAACTGTGTTAAAAGATCTAGAATGGAGGTGAATCCTGTTTTCCTGAACCCATCAAAAAGTTTGAGTTCTCTGTAATGGTTTTTTACTGCCCAACACTTCCAtgaaattcactttcctttttctcctctctctccctgaaGATTGTCATCAAATCTCTCACCAAGGAAGCAGCTATGTCACAGCCATTCCATATAAGATTTTGCTTACCAAATTGCCTAACCAGGCCGCCCGAGGAGTTGCGAAAACCAGATTATTATGGTAATTAACATCTACGATATTAAACGATAGGTACCAAATTGAACAATCAATGCAAAGTTCTAAGGAGCACTCTGCTGTCACTATCCTAAGAAATGAACAGCATACCGGTTCAGGCTCAGGAGGTCTTACATGGCAAGCCATCTAAGCATCCAGTCAGCAAATTCGAGAGTTCAATGGACGGGTGCAAATACATATTTTCCCGAAGGGGATGTTAGTAAATACCAGATTTTTGTCCCCAAATGCACTACAAAATCTGACTAAGATATTGCTTGTTTTAAGGAAACAGAGTCGGGGCTGGAAATTCAATTCTGATTCGTGTCATTTTGTctctttggtaaaaaaaaatcttgtatGTTGGCCACCATCATTTTAATGAAACACAGATATACGTGTTTTCATCTGATGAATCACAGTTTTCACATTCTGACGGAACGGGTTATTACAGAGTGAGAGAGTAGACCGACaaagcgagcgagagagagataatCTCCTCGTCACTTGGCCCGGATTGTCGGTAAAATTGCCACTTCTCGCCCGCCAAAAGCAACTCCCTCCCTCCCGACGTTACAAAACACACACCCACACCACATACACTCCCCTCTCGCTCtcgctttccctctctctcgacGAAGATCAGTGGAGAAAAATGGCACCTCGAAGGTTATGGAAACGAAGGAATCCAGGCAAGTGATCGTTGTTCATTTTCGAGTcaaaatcatttctttctcgTGTTGTCATTCTCATGTTGCACTTTGGTTTCTGGGTCAATTGTCTCTGCGTGTTCAAGTGCTCGTCTTGGTTAGTGGGATGATCATCGGGTtttaagaaccaaaaaaatgtgaaatttggtGTCTGTTTTCCCTTGCACAGGAGTTGAAATGGTGACTGCATTCGATACCGCTAGGCATTAGGTTCTCAGTTGCCTGCGTAGTTCAAGGAATGTTTTGGTTCAGTTTGGTGGTGTTATTATTTGTCTTTTTGGTCGCTAGTTTGGTGGTATTAGTTCAGTTGGCATTGCTTGGCATAGTTTCGCTGAGTTCATCACAGatgctggagagagagagaagcttcttGTGGTATCAATTTTGAGAATCAGTAGGTTGTCATGCAATCAAAGAAGTGgaaaaagaattttgacatTTCGGGCTTATTATAGAACAGATATTAAACTGTCAAAGCACTGAGTTGGACAATCCGAGTCTCTCAAGTAGAAATGGGGGAAAAACTAAGTGCCTTGTGGGAATGTCTTTGCTTGATCATGTTTTTTCTTGTTGCCGCTAGCTTAGCCTTCTAACGGTATTTGACCTGAAGATTTAGGGAGGAGATTAATTGCAATACCTATGTTATTTATGCTGCATTTTCAGAGAGTCATGCTCAGCCTCGGGCGTCGCAGCGAGCTGCCCAAAGACTTCCAAGAACGGCCGGTCGACATGGATCGTCGAGGAAGAAGCAAACAGATGACTCTCTCAATCAATGTCCTGAATCTAGTAGACAGGTAAGTATACCTTTTTTCCGGTACATTAAATGCTTTACACCCAACAGCTAATAGGAAGCTTTAGGAAATACATAAAGCTGTTCAGTGTTCAGCTCTGGGGGTCAAGTACTAACCGTGATTCTTTTGACTCCTTGTGCTTGACAGCGAGAGCTCGAGGAGAAAAGAAATGGTGAGCCAGGTGGTGAAAGTGGTCAGGCAGATAGTGGCCTAGAGGCAGAAGTTAATGAAAGAGGTTGCTCTCCTTCATTCTCGGGGGAAGACATGGATGGTTCTGACTGGGAAGATGGCTCGGCTCAAGTCATGGAATCCAGGAAAAGCTGTGTTAATGGGGTGACTGTTGAA from Rhodamnia argentea isolate NSW1041297 chromosome 2, ASM2092103v1, whole genome shotgun sequence encodes the following:
- the LOC115735813 gene encoding uncharacterized protein LOC115735813 isoform X2, producing the protein MSVSCGVECVVILGFSRWVWKRCTYVGSDDSATWPPATPDEFEPVPRVCRLILAVYEPDLRHPKFPPSGGYRLNPDWLVKRVTYEQTLGHAPPYIIYVDHDHREIVLAIRGLNLVKESDYQLLLDNRLGMQMFDGGYVHHGLWKSAIWLLNEESETLKRLWVENGSNYDMLFAGHSLGSGVASLLAVIVANHGDNLGGVPRSKVRCYAVAPARCMSLNLAVKYADVIHSIILQDDFLPRTATPLEDIFKSIFCLPCLLFAVCLRDTFVPEGRKLRDPRRLYAPGRMYHIVERKFCRCGRFPPEVRTAIPVDGRFEHIVLSCNATSDHGIIWIEREAEKALQSVCKYVAC
- the LOC115735813 gene encoding uncharacterized protein LOC115735813 isoform X1 encodes the protein MSVSCGVECVVILGFSRWVWKRCTYVGSDDSATWPPATPDEFEPVPRVCRLILAVYEPDLRHPKFPPSGGYRLNPDWLVKRVTYEQTLGHAPPYIIYVDHDHREIVLAIRGLNLVKESDYQLLLDNRLGMQMFDGGYVHHGLWKSAIWLLNEESETLKRLWVENGSNYDMLFAGHSLGSGVASLLAVIVANHGDNLGGVPRSKVRCYAVAPARCMSLNLAVKYADVIHSIILQDDFLPRTATPLEDIFKSIFCLPCLLFAVCLRDTFVPEGRKLRDPRRLYAPGRMYHIVERKFCRCGRFPPEVRTAIPVDGRFEHIVLSCNATSDHGIIWIEREAEKALQRMRESSAKTVTTAPSIQKIERLRTIEKEHKDALERAVSLNIPHAVTSLDEENPDSNPQEEKSQPSREEKSADVVLDDKARPHDARTNWDEVVKKVMKRDKSGKLSLKRETNDPT